One genomic window of Psychrobacillus sp. INOP01 includes the following:
- a CDS encoding triose-phosphate isomerase, which translates to MHKILIGTNWKMYKSIAEAKEYTTALKAFFENFSTDIELFIIPSFTSLHPVQEIVKDSTILLGAQNMHWQDEGAYTGEISPVHLKEIGVQIIELGHSERREYFNETDEILYKKVKAALKHGLKPLICIGETREEKELFLTKEVLATQLKTIFQKIEVHDAQQLWIAYEPRWAIGEGGKVAEPKYIEEVHECLRDLLIEILGEVGKTVPILFGGSVNSKNAIPYLKCKHVSGLFIGRAAWDLDSFKDILLQVKKFVEHRKKVRSCS; encoded by the coding sequence ATGCATAAGATTTTAATAGGAACCAATTGGAAGATGTACAAATCTATTGCAGAGGCTAAGGAATATACGACTGCATTGAAAGCATTTTTTGAAAACTTTTCAACTGATATTGAACTATTTATCATTCCATCCTTTACGAGCCTCCATCCAGTGCAAGAAATTGTGAAAGATTCTACTATTCTATTAGGGGCACAAAATATGCATTGGCAAGATGAGGGAGCTTATACAGGTGAAATTTCTCCAGTTCATTTAAAAGAAATAGGTGTACAGATAATTGAATTAGGCCATTCAGAAAGAAGAGAGTATTTTAATGAAACGGATGAAATTCTTTATAAGAAAGTAAAAGCAGCACTTAAGCATGGACTAAAACCCTTAATTTGCATTGGTGAGACAAGAGAAGAAAAAGAGCTCTTTCTCACAAAAGAAGTATTAGCAACACAGCTAAAAACGATTTTTCAAAAGATTGAAGTGCATGATGCACAACAACTTTGGATTGCATACGAACCACGCTGGGCAATAGGAGAAGGTGGAAAAGTTGCTGAGCCTAAGTATATTGAGGAAGTACACGAATGTCTGAGAGATTTGTTAATAGAAATTCTAGGTGAAGTTGGCAAAACGGTTCCTATTCTATTTGGAGGAAGTGTAAATTCTAAAAATGCCATTCCTTATCTGAAATGCAAGCATGTAAGTGGATTATTCATAGGGCGAGCGGCATGGGATCTAGATTCATTTAAAGATATTTTACTTCAAGTAAAAAAATTTGTTGAGCACAGAAAGAAGGTAAGGTCATGCAGCTAG
- the dhaL gene encoding dihydroxyacetone kinase subunit DhaL, with the protein MTNQINNVSSILTVAQVNDMFIYVGEKVIEAKAWLTDIDCAIGDGDHGIGMEVGFKHALEKLKANNYDKINDVFAEIGKAMIGNMGGASGVLFGTLFLSGVKGLEKIEQLDVAILGTIFGNGLLGVQSRGKAEVGDKTMIDALSPAVDALREANKNQLGLVATFTNATKAAKQGVENSKALVAKFGRAKSLGERAIGHQDAGATTISIIFESMQNYVVELENKGELLNA; encoded by the coding sequence ATGACAAATCAAATAAACAATGTGAGTAGTATATTGACGGTAGCACAAGTGAACGACATGTTTATATATGTTGGAGAAAAAGTAATTGAAGCAAAGGCATGGTTAACAGATATTGATTGTGCTATTGGTGATGGAGATCATGGTATTGGAATGGAAGTGGGATTTAAACATGCGCTAGAAAAATTGAAAGCAAATAATTACGACAAGATAAATGATGTTTTTGCTGAAATAGGAAAAGCAATGATTGGAAACATGGGGGGGGCTTCTGGTGTTTTATTTGGAACTTTGTTTTTATCGGGTGTTAAAGGACTTGAGAAAATAGAGCAATTGGATGTGGCAATACTAGGGACAATATTCGGAAATGGTTTATTAGGAGTTCAATCTCGTGGAAAGGCTGAGGTTGGTGATAAAACGATGATTGATGCATTATCACCTGCTGTTGATGCTCTAAGAGAAGCGAATAAAAACCAGCTTGGATTAGTCGCTACATTTACAAATGCAACGAAAGCAGCTAAGCAAGGCGTAGAAAATTCAAAAGCATTAGTTGCGAAATTTGGACGTGCAAAATCCTTAGGGGAACGAGCAATCGGTCATCAAGACGCAGGTGCTACTACCATTTCAATTATTTTCGAATCCATGCAAAATTACGTTGTGGAACTTGAAAATAAAGGAGAACTATTAAATGCATAA
- a CDS encoding dihydroxyacetone kinase subunit DhaK gives MKKIINNPDKVVQEMLEGFLDAYGSVYKKTPNENGIYIENEKKQVAIVTGGGSGHEPLFFGFVGEGLAMGAAVGNVFSAPTPNTIIEVTKAVDAGKGVLYIYGNYSGDILNFDMATELAEYEDIQIKTVLVNDDIASASKEEAHNRRGIAGDVFVLKVAGAAAAEGLPLEKVADIAQKAADATRSIGVALSPGSIPSTGRYTFEIAEDEIEFGMGIHGESGIRTEKFMEADELTQIMMQYIFDDFEINEGEEVCVLVNGLGSTTLMELFIVNRKVTEILLNKGIKVHHADVNNYCTTQEMAGFSITLMKVDRELKTYYDKPAYSPYYFKRG, from the coding sequence TTGAAAAAGATAATAAATAATCCAGATAAAGTTGTGCAAGAAATGCTAGAAGGATTTTTGGATGCGTATGGAAGCGTTTACAAGAAAACGCCCAATGAAAATGGAATTTATATAGAAAATGAAAAGAAGCAAGTAGCCATTGTTACAGGTGGTGGAAGTGGGCATGAGCCGTTATTCTTCGGATTTGTAGGAGAGGGCTTAGCAATGGGGGCAGCTGTAGGAAATGTGTTTTCGGCACCAACGCCAAATACTATTATAGAAGTAACAAAAGCTGTTGATGCAGGAAAAGGCGTTTTATATATTTACGGAAATTATTCTGGAGACATATTAAATTTTGATATGGCTACAGAGCTTGCGGAATATGAAGATATTCAAATAAAAACAGTTTTAGTAAATGACGATATTGCATCAGCTTCTAAGGAAGAAGCTCATAATCGCCGAGGAATTGCAGGGGATGTTTTTGTTTTGAAGGTAGCAGGAGCGGCGGCGGCAGAAGGATTACCTTTGGAAAAGGTAGCAGACATTGCACAAAAGGCTGCTGATGCAACACGTTCCATTGGTGTAGCACTTTCACCAGGATCGATTCCAAGCACGGGACGCTACACATTTGAGATCGCCGAAGATGAGATTGAATTTGGAATGGGTATTCATGGAGAATCTGGTATACGTACAGAAAAATTTATGGAGGCAGACGAACTTACACAAATAATGATGCAATATATTTTTGATGATTTTGAAATTAATGAAGGTGAAGAAGTTTGTGTTTTAGTCAATGGCCTAGGTTCAACAACATTAATGGAGCTTTTTATCGTAAATCGTAAAGTTACTGAAATATTATTGAATAAAGGAATTAAAGTCCATCATGCCGATGTAAATAATTATTGCACAACACAAGAGATGGCAGGATTCTCTATTACTTTAATGAAGGTCGATAGGGAGCTGAAGACGTATTATGATAAACCAGCCTATTCACCATATTATTTTAAGAGAGGTTGA
- a CDS encoding TRAP transporter large permease, with amino-acid sequence MTAVLMGSLFSFFIIGVPIAIALGLSAVLTLMYGGDVSLLLVAQRIFTSIDSFSLMAIPFFILAGKLMETGGISQRLVNFANSLTGHRTGGLAIVTILTSMFFAAISGSSAATVAAVGSILIPSMIKRGYHRNFAGAVTAVSGELGIIIPPSVPLILYGVTTNTSIGDLFMAGISPGIVIVISLIILVYVIAKKRNYPKEVKATRAEVWATFKDAILALLMPIIILGGIYGGVFTPTEAAVVSVFYAFIIGTFVYREIKLKNLYEMCVNAGITSAIVMFIIANAGIFGLILSREGIPAMVATFFTSITDNPLVFLLLVNLLLIIVGMFMETSASVIILAPLLAPVAVAMGIDPVHFGIIMIVNLALGMCTPPLGVNLFISCRIADIKLTSITRGLIPFYFVLFLVLMLISYVPIITMWLPTLLDK; translated from the coding sequence ATGACAGCAGTTTTAATGGGTTCATTATTCTCCTTCTTTATAATTGGGGTGCCAATTGCAATAGCGTTAGGCTTATCAGCTGTACTTACATTAATGTACGGAGGAGATGTGTCTCTACTACTAGTTGCACAACGTATTTTCACCTCGATTGATTCGTTTTCATTAATGGCAATCCCATTCTTTATTTTAGCTGGGAAGCTGATGGAAACGGGCGGAATTTCGCAAAGACTTGTAAACTTTGCGAATTCTTTAACGGGTCATCGTACGGGTGGTTTAGCAATAGTAACAATTCTTACGTCTATGTTCTTCGCTGCAATTTCAGGTTCGAGTGCAGCCACAGTAGCAGCAGTTGGATCAATACTTATTCCTTCGATGATTAAACGTGGGTATCATCGTAATTTTGCAGGTGCTGTAACTGCTGTGTCAGGGGAGTTAGGAATTATTATTCCACCTTCTGTACCGCTAATCTTATACGGAGTAACAACGAATACTTCTATCGGCGACCTATTCATGGCTGGTATTTCACCAGGGATTGTTATAGTAATTTCACTGATCATTTTAGTGTATGTAATTGCTAAAAAGAGAAATTATCCTAAGGAAGTAAAGGCAACTCGTGCAGAAGTATGGGCAACTTTTAAAGATGCGATTTTAGCGCTATTAATGCCAATAATTATTTTAGGTGGTATTTATGGGGGGGTATTCACTCCAACAGAAGCAGCTGTAGTATCTGTGTTTTATGCATTTATCATTGGAACTTTTGTTTATAGAGAAATTAAATTAAAAAACCTATATGAAATGTGTGTAAATGCTGGAATTACTTCAGCGATTGTCATGTTTATTATTGCAAATGCGGGAATATTTGGCTTAATACTAAGTCGTGAGGGAATTCCTGCCATGGTAGCTACCTTCTTTACAAGTATCACAGATAATCCATTAGTCTTCCTACTATTAGTCAATCTCCTTTTAATCATTGTAGGTATGTTTATGGAGACAAGCGCATCGGTAATTATTTTAGCTCCATTATTAGCACCGGTAGCAGTAGCAATGGGTATTGATCCAGTTCACTTTGGTATTATTATGATTGTGAACTTAGCGTTAGGTATGTGTACACCTCCACTAGGTGTAAACCTATTTATAAGTTGTCGAATTGCCGATATAAAGCTGACCAGTATCACTAGAGGATTGATCCCGTTCTATTTCGTTTTATTCCTAGTGTTAATGTTAATTAGTTATGTCCCAATTATTACGATGTGGTTACCCACTCTCTTAGATAAATAG
- a CDS encoding TRAP transporter small permease, with amino-acid sequence MNSIVKSVDGINKIVKIALMITLIVMTIIMVMQVFSRFVFNLPLHWSEELTRYLGIYAVFFGAALAVRYNELIAVEVVPDLLKPTGKKVLKVIGLIISIIFFGILLVQGWNLVSHVSVQKSPALQISMSIPYFSIPLGAFLLIINAVAAITVAIKGDVKE; translated from the coding sequence ATGAATTCAATTGTAAAAAGTGTTGATGGAATTAATAAAATTGTGAAAATTGCACTAATGATTACTCTTATTGTAATGACAATAATTATGGTTATGCAAGTATTTTCACGTTTTGTTTTTAACCTTCCACTTCATTGGTCAGAGGAATTAACGCGATATTTAGGGATATATGCAGTATTTTTTGGAGCAGCTTTAGCGGTACGCTACAATGAGCTAATAGCGGTTGAAGTAGTGCCAGATTTATTAAAGCCAACAGGGAAAAAAGTTTTGAAAGTTATAGGATTGATTATATCTATTATATTTTTCGGGATTTTGTTAGTACAAGGCTGGAACTTAGTAAGCCATGTAAGTGTCCAAAAATCACCGGCTCTACAAATTTCTATGTCAATACCATATTTTTCGATCCCGTTAGGGGCCTTCCTACTTATTATTAATGCAGTAGCAGCAATAACCGTAGCGATTAAAGGAGATGTTAAAGAATGA
- a CDS encoding DctP family TRAP transporter solute-binding subunit, with translation MKKLMLLVFISILTIVLAACGDSDSDSGSSDAEAESIVSKMTVGTTQTEDSHYGAFLKTFKEKIEADSNGEISVTIHYNSEIGNERDMLESVQLGTLDGTFISTGVISNFVKDFSILDFPFLFDNVEHARTTLSGEVGDILNSKLEENGIVNLAFAENGFRHITNSVRPIEKPEDLEGLKIRTMEVPLHQEVFSAFGASPTPMAWSEVFTSLQQGVIDAQENPIAIIYSSKFEEIQKYISLSGHVYSPAVLLVGKATLEKFSKEHQEIIREASEEAKQANFTFIDDNEAKQMEELKSKGMEINEVDTAAFQAAVQPTIDKYKGEYEEIYNKIKESAN, from the coding sequence ATGAAAAAGTTAATGTTATTAGTTTTTATTTCGATTTTAACGATAGTGCTAGCTGCATGTGGAGACTCAGATTCAGATTCAGGTAGTTCGGATGCTGAGGCGGAGAGCATAGTAAGCAAGATGACTGTTGGTACAACTCAAACAGAAGATTCACATTACGGAGCATTTTTAAAGACATTTAAAGAGAAAATAGAAGCTGATTCAAACGGAGAAATTTCAGTTACTATTCACTATAACAGTGAAATCGGAAATGAACGTGACATGTTAGAGTCAGTTCAGCTTGGAACTTTAGATGGAACATTTATCTCAACAGGAGTAATTAGTAACTTTGTAAAAGATTTCAGTATACTAGACTTCCCATTCCTATTCGATAATGTTGAGCACGCACGTACAACATTAAGTGGTGAAGTTGGTGACATTTTAAACTCTAAATTAGAAGAGAATGGAATTGTAAACTTAGCATTTGCTGAGAATGGTTTTCGTCATATTACGAATAGCGTTCGTCCAATTGAAAAACCAGAAGATCTAGAAGGATTAAAGATTCGGACAATGGAAGTGCCTTTACATCAAGAGGTATTCAGTGCATTTGGAGCGAGTCCAACTCCAATGGCTTGGAGTGAAGTGTTTACATCTTTACAACAAGGTGTAATAGATGCTCAAGAAAATCCAATTGCGATAATTTATTCTTCAAAATTTGAAGAAATTCAAAAATATATCTCACTTTCCGGTCACGTTTATTCACCCGCGGTATTACTAGTTGGAAAAGCTACATTAGAGAAGTTCTCTAAGGAGCACCAAGAAATTATTCGTGAAGCATCAGAGGAAGCGAAACAAGCAAACTTTACATTTATCGATGATAACGAGGCTAAACAAATGGAAGAGCTAAAATCAAAAGGTATGGAAATTAACGAAGTAGATACAGCAGCATTCCAAGCAGCAGTACAGCCGACAATAGATAAATATAAAGGGGAATATGAAGAGATTTATAACAAAATTAAAGAAAGTGCTAACTAA
- a CDS encoding DeoR/GlpR family DNA-binding transcription regulator yields MSKMFVEERRQQILDLLSENKRITIQELVERINVSDATLRNDLAKMEKDHLLKRTHGGAISLDYLEQELTLSTRESTNKNEKLSIAMKAFEFIQDDQSIMLDASSTALELAKLLSKTQKRLTIVTNGINTALELNQNRDITVILLGGILQKSSPILEGSLGIDLLSKINIDTFFVSANGFTITNGMQDFSVYEVELKKYMIKNAAKVVGLLDYSKFGKNSIATFASITDIDIIITDQKIADNIKQEILTASPNLNIIIT; encoded by the coding sequence ATGAGTAAAATGTTTGTTGAGGAAAGAAGACAGCAAATTTTAGATTTGCTTAGCGAAAATAAACGTATAACCATTCAGGAATTAGTTGAAAGAATCAATGTTTCAGATGCCACCTTAAGAAATGATTTAGCAAAAATGGAAAAGGATCATTTACTAAAACGTACACACGGTGGGGCAATTTCACTTGATTATTTAGAGCAAGAGTTAACTTTATCTACTCGTGAATCTACAAATAAGAATGAAAAATTGTCTATTGCTATGAAAGCGTTTGAATTTATACAGGACGATCAAAGTATTATGCTAGATGCTAGTTCTACTGCTCTTGAATTAGCAAAATTGTTATCGAAAACCCAAAAACGTTTAACCATTGTAACAAACGGTATCAATACTGCACTTGAACTAAATCAGAATAGGGATATAACCGTAATTTTACTCGGTGGGATACTGCAGAAGTCATCGCCTATTTTAGAAGGAAGCCTTGGCATAGATTTATTATCTAAAATAAATATTGATACATTTTTTGTTTCTGCCAATGGCTTCACGATAACAAATGGAATGCAGGACTTTAGTGTTTATGAAGTCGAGTTAAAAAAATATATGATTAAAAATGCAGCAAAAGTTGTTGGCCTACTTGATTATTCGAAATTCGGCAAAAACTCTATCGCTACCTTTGCATCGATTACCGATATCGATATCATTATTACGGATCAAAAAATTGCAGATAATATCAAGCAAGAAATTCTGACTGCAAGTCCAAATTTAAACATTATTATCACATAA
- the sstT gene encoding serine/threonine transporter SstT: MKNLLVKWNQVSLVKRIVIGIIVGVILALTVPSGASWISIFGSLFVGALKAVAPVLVLFLVMHAIAAHKSGKKTNMKSILGLYAIGTFLAGAVAVVASFLFPVTLTLTTGADDLTPPEGILEVIESLLFNLVANPIDALVNANYLGILMWAIVLGLALKNANQSTKDMLGNFSDAITKVVQWVINLAPLGIMGLVFDAIVTSGLSALLEYGRLIVILVGCMLFIALVVNPLIVFIYTRKNPYPLVLMVLRESGITAFFTRSSAANIPVNMKLCEKLGLDEDTYAVSIPLGATINMAGAAVTIAVLTLATVNTLGIEIDFVTALLLCVVAAISAAGASGVAGGSLLLIPLACNLFGVPNDIAMQVVGVGFIIGVIQDSCETALNSSSDVLFTATAEQAKDRKEGKEVTMIS, translated from the coding sequence ATGAAAAATTTATTAGTTAAATGGAATCAAGTGAGCCTAGTAAAAAGGATTGTTATTGGTATTATTGTCGGTGTAATCTTGGCTTTAACCGTTCCAAGTGGCGCAAGCTGGATTTCCATTTTTGGATCTTTATTTGTCGGTGCATTAAAGGCAGTTGCACCAGTATTAGTATTATTCCTAGTTATGCATGCGATTGCTGCACATAAAAGTGGTAAGAAAACGAATATGAAATCGATTCTTGGCCTTTATGCTATTGGTACATTTCTAGCGGGGGCTGTCGCTGTAGTTGCAAGTTTTCTGTTCCCAGTTACTCTAACACTGACAACTGGAGCAGATGACCTCACTCCACCAGAGGGTATTTTAGAAGTTATTGAATCATTACTATTTAATTTAGTTGCCAATCCAATCGATGCTTTAGTAAATGCAAACTATCTCGGTATATTAATGTGGGCTATTGTTCTTGGGCTTGCACTAAAAAATGCAAATCAAAGTACAAAGGACATGTTAGGTAATTTTTCGGATGCAATCACTAAAGTAGTACAATGGGTGATCAATTTGGCTCCGCTTGGTATAATGGGGCTTGTATTCGATGCTATTGTAACGAGTGGTCTTTCTGCTTTACTTGAGTACGGTAGATTAATTGTAATTTTAGTTGGATGTATGCTGTTTATCGCACTAGTAGTGAATCCGTTAATCGTGTTTATCTATACGCGAAAAAATCCTTATCCGCTTGTTTTAATGGTTTTAAGAGAAAGTGGTATTACGGCATTTTTCACACGTAGTTCGGCTGCAAATATTCCAGTAAATATGAAATTATGTGAAAAACTTGGCTTAGATGAAGATACTTATGCAGTGTCAATCCCTCTAGGCGCTACGATTAATATGGCTGGTGCAGCCGTTACTATTGCTGTATTAACTCTTGCAACAGTAAATACGCTTGGTATTGAAATTGATTTTGTCACTGCACTTCTGCTCTGTGTTGTAGCAGCAATCTCTGCAGCAGGTGCATCAGGTGTTGCAGGGGGATCACTTTTACTTATCCCACTAGCTTGTAATCTATTTGGTGTTCCAAATGATATTGCCATGCAAGTTGTTGGTGTTGGTTTTATCATTGGGGTTATTCAAGATTCTTGTGAAACAGCACTGAATTCATCTTCTGACGTACTATTCACAGCAACAGCTGAGCAAGCTAAAGATCGCAAAGAAGGTAAAGAGGTTACTATGATTTCCTAG
- a CDS encoding gamma-type small acid-soluble spore protein, which translates to MANKNNNKVPVEAQTNVQEVKQQNAQANQKAQQNGQSASQNMFNEFGSEFGVSIEGQTNAQEVKQQNAKANQKAQQNGQGATQNKFNEFGSEFGVSIESQTNAQEVKQQNAQANRKAQQNANNQGNKN; encoded by the coding sequence ATGGCAAACAAAAATAATAACAAGGTTCCAGTTGAAGCCCAAACAAATGTACAAGAAGTTAAACAACAAAATGCTCAAGCTAATCAAAAAGCTCAACAAAATGGACAAAGTGCCTCACAAAACATGTTTAATGAATTTGGATCAGAATTTGGCGTATCAATTGAAGGTCAGACAAATGCCCAAGAAGTCAAACAACAAAATGCTAAAGCTAATCAAAAAGCTCAACAAAATGGACAAGGTGCCACACAAAACAAGTTTAATGAATTTGGATCAGAATTTGGCGTATCTATTGAAAGCCAAACAAATGCCCAAGAAGTTAAACAACAAAATGCTCAAGCTAATCGTAAAGCACAACAAAACGCAAATAATCAAGGAAACAAAAACTAA
- a CDS encoding YibE/F family protein, giving the protein MNVLVILAGILFLLMTLIGGRKGVRSFLAIFFNFGVIIITVILMNDPIIDPVILTIIACGVISCINLFYINGVNSKTKTAFLSTIICTVILLLFIIFITNQAMIQGFGEEEIGELGMFSLLVEVDFVKITVSVIIMSTIGAITDTAIAVSSPMREIHFHHPNISRKDLFLSGLNIGRDILGTSTNTLFFAFFGGYLALLIWFKDLSYSVGEVVNSKIFSAEMITIICAGIGVTLVIPITTWITAYFFVKNKENI; this is encoded by the coding sequence ATGAATGTATTAGTGATACTGGCCGGGATATTATTCCTATTGATGACCCTTATTGGCGGAAGAAAAGGAGTACGATCTTTTCTAGCTATATTTTTCAACTTTGGTGTCATTATTATAACTGTCATTTTGATGAACGACCCGATTATTGATCCAGTGATTTTAACAATAATTGCATGTGGAGTGATCAGCTGCATCAATCTTTTCTATATTAATGGAGTAAACAGCAAAACAAAAACAGCTTTTCTTTCAACGATTATCTGTACTGTTATCTTACTGTTGTTTATTATCTTTATCACTAACCAGGCTATGATTCAAGGATTCGGGGAAGAAGAAATAGGGGAACTTGGAATGTTTTCCTTATTGGTCGAAGTAGATTTTGTGAAAATTACGGTATCTGTGATTATTATGAGTACGATAGGCGCTATTACGGATACGGCTATAGCTGTTTCATCTCCTATGCGGGAAATCCATTTTCATCATCCGAATATTAGTCGAAAAGATTTGTTTCTCTCTGGATTAAATATTGGCAGAGATATATTAGGAACAAGTACGAATACGCTGTTTTTTGCCTTCTTTGGAGGCTATTTAGCATTGCTCATATGGTTTAAAGATTTATCGTATTCTGTTGGGGAAGTTGTAAATTCAAAGATTTTTAGTGCAGAAATGATAACCATTATTTGTGCTGGAATTGGTGTAACACTGGTTATCCCGATTACCACATGGATTACTGCCTACTTTTTTGTGAAGAACAAAGAAAATATCTGA
- a CDS encoding YibE/F family protein: MNFVGSIYKMSFKHKIFFTVLLCSFIGSVIFVFNNHSLYERPLARVVKTTIEDVTKVNDINGNEDKLYTQHIIAELRNGEDKGKEIHLTNEYSQSKAYDHQFQIGNELFIKIDEHMEDSAELTGTILDVKRDKYLLLAGWVFIFVLLIVGKKQGLFSFISLAFNAVILSYALDIYIHTSNQSLLWICGISAILFTVISLLLANGLNDKTYAAIIATLLGTFISLLITYLVLLVTGEKGLRYEEMQFITRPYRMVFMAGLFLGSLGAVMDVAITMSSSIFGLYEKNNDISVKALITSGMEIGKDIMGTMTNILFFVYVSGSIPTLVLYFKNAAPFGYTLSLTLSLELARALAGGIGIVLTIPIGLYTTLFFMNRKRARQ, encoded by the coding sequence ATGAATTTCGTTGGAAGCATATATAAGATGAGCTTCAAGCATAAAATCTTTTTCACCGTACTCTTATGTAGTTTTATAGGTTCAGTTATTTTTGTTTTTAATAACCATTCTTTATATGAACGACCACTAGCTAGGGTCGTAAAAACAACTATAGAAGATGTGACGAAAGTAAATGATATTAATGGTAATGAAGATAAATTATATACACAACATATAATTGCAGAATTGAGAAATGGAGAGGATAAAGGTAAGGAGATTCATTTAACAAATGAATACTCTCAATCTAAAGCCTATGACCATCAGTTTCAAATTGGAAATGAGCTATTTATTAAAATAGATGAGCACATGGAAGATAGTGCGGAATTAACTGGGACCATTCTGGATGTCAAACGTGATAAGTATTTGTTGCTAGCTGGATGGGTATTTATATTTGTCTTATTAATCGTAGGAAAAAAGCAGGGGCTGTTTTCGTTCATTAGTTTAGCTTTTAATGCCGTAATTCTATCATATGCATTGGATATCTATATTCACACTTCCAATCAAAGTCTTTTATGGATTTGCGGAATAAGTGCTATTTTATTTACGGTTATTTCGTTGTTACTTGCAAACGGTTTAAATGATAAAACATATGCAGCAATTATAGCGACTCTGCTTGGAACTTTTATTTCACTATTGATTACTTATCTCGTTCTATTAGTAACAGGCGAAAAGGGACTTCGATATGAGGAAATGCAGTTTATTACTCGACCATATCGAATGGTGTTTATGGCAGGGCTGTTTCTCGGTTCTTTAGGAGCTGTGATGGATGTAGCTATAACCATGTCTTCTTCGATTTTTGGATTGTATGAGAAAAATAATGATATTTCAGTAAAAGCACTTATTACATCAGGGATGGAAATTGGAAAAGATATTATGGGAACGATGACTAATATTTTGTTTTTTGTTTATGTAAGTGGTTCAATTCCCACTCTTGTTCTCTATTTTAAGAACGCGGCTCCGTTTGGTTATACGCTTTCCTTAACTCTTTCACTGGAATTGGCTCGTGCGTTAGCTGGGGGAATAGGTATTGTGTTAACTATTCCGATAGGTCTCTATACCACATTATTTTTCATGAATAGAAAGAGGGCAAGACAATGA
- a CDS encoding PadR family transcriptional regulator, whose product MEKLLSSLITELRRGTLTLAVLSQLRTPQYGYSLVQLLEESSVSIEQSTLYPLLRRLEKQELVESSWDTTESRPRKYYVLSEYGIGILEQLKAEWEKSTKELQNLLEGDVKNAPD is encoded by the coding sequence ATGGAAAAATTGCTAAGTTCATTAATAACAGAGCTACGGAGAGGAACATTGACGCTTGCTGTATTGAGCCAGCTCAGAACGCCTCAATATGGATACTCTTTAGTGCAACTTCTAGAAGAGTCGAGTGTTTCCATCGAGCAAAGCACCTTATATCCTTTGCTACGGCGTTTAGAAAAACAGGAATTAGTCGAGAGCAGCTGGGATACAACGGAGAGCAGACCGAGGAAATATTACGTATTAAGCGAATATGGAATCGGAATTTTGGAGCAGCTAAAAGCCGAATGGGAAAAATCAACGAAAGAACTTCAAAATTTATTAGAAGGAGATGTGAAAAATGCACCTGATTGA